The DNA window TGGGACGGAACTACTGAAACAGAAGAGAAGATTAAAGAAGAAACAAAGGCAACTATCCGCTGTATTCCATTAGATGGCGATAAAACTCCTGGAAAATGTATGGTTACTGGTAAACCATCTGCTTGCAGAGTTGTATTTGCTCGTTCTTACTAAATAAAAAAATGAAGAAGGTCCGCTTTGCAGTTATCGGGATGGGGCACATCGGCAAACGACATGCCGAAATGATCCGCCGGAATGAACAAGCGGAATTAGTAGCAGTATGCGATATTATTTCTCCGAAAGAGCTGGGTATTTCAGCTCTTTCGGAGATTTTTTATAATTCTCTGAGCGAACTACTTGCAAATGAGAAGGATATTGATGTAGTAAACATCTGCGTCCCCAACGGACTTCATGCTGAGCTAGCCTTAAAAGCGCTTGATTCTGGCAAACATGTTGTTATTGAAAAGCCGATGGCGCTCTCAAGGCTGGATGCAGAAAAGATATTAGCAAGGAGCAAAGAGAGAGGGTGTGATGTGTTTTGTGTAATGCAAAACCGATACTCGCCACCTTCTGTATGGCTGAAAGAAATTGTTGAGAGTGGGATATTGGGAAATCTCTATTCCGTTCAGCTAAACTGCCTCTGGAACCGTGACGAGCGATATTATAAGTCGGAAAACTGGCACGGAACCACTGAAATGGATGGTGGAACTTTATTTACCCAATTCTCTCATTTTGTGGATATTATGTATTGGTTATTCGGTGACGTAACCAACATAAAAGGCTCATTCTATGACTTTAACCACCAATCGCTGACAGACTTTGAAGACAGCGGAAACGTTCTTTTTGATTTCGTAAAAGGAGGGTCGGGGAGCCTGAATTACTCTACCTCAGTATGGGACAGGAATCTGGAAAGCAGCATGACTATCATTGCTGAGAATGGTTCCATAAAAGTAGCCGGACAGTATATGAATGAGGTTAAATACTGCCACATCAAAGATTATACGATGCCCACTCTGGCTCCATCTAATCCACCGAATGATTATGGCCCGTATAAAGGCTCGGCACAAAACCACCATTACGTAATACAAAACGTGATAGACAAACTCAATGGTAATGCATCAATTACCACAAATGCCATGGATGGTTTAAAAGTAGTCGATATTATCGAAAGAATATATAAAGAAAGGGATGCCCGATAGAGCATCCCTTTTCATTTGGTTGTCCAAAAGGACTGTATTAATGGTTTTATTTCTTAAAATTGGAAGAAGTTCTTAGCGTTATTATAGCTGATATCTTCAATCATCTGACCGATGAATTTCATTTCAGAAGCAGGAAGTTCGCCATTTTCTACATCACGACCTACAAGGTTACACAATGTACGACGGAAGTATTCGTGACGAGGGTATGACATAAAGCTACGAGAGTCTGTCAACATACCAACAAAACGGCTCAATAAACCAAGAACAGAAAGAGCATTCATTTGTTTTTCCATACCATCTTTCTGATCAAGGAACCACCATCCAGAACCAAACTGAATCTTACCAGCAATCTTACCATCCTGGAAGTTACCAAGCATAGTTGCAATTACTTCGTTTGCACATGGATTCAAGTTGTAAAGGATTGTTTTAGTAAGCTTGTCATTATAATCAAGACGATTCAGGAACTTAGACATTGCTTTAGCAGTGTTGAATTCGCCGATAGAATCGAAACCTGTATCAGGACCTAGTTTCTCGAACATACGAGTGTTATTGTTACGGATAGCTCCGTAGTGGAATTGTTGAGTCCATCCTTTTTCGTGATCCATTTCAGCAAATACAACTAGCATTGCAGATTTGAATTTCAGGATTTCTTCTTTTGTAAGTTCAGCGCCACCGTATACTTTATTGAAGATAGCTTTGATCTCTGCATCAGTATAATCTTCTGCATAGAACTCTTCAATACCGTGGTCAGACAGTTTACAGCCAAGGCTTGCGAAGAAGTCATGACGAACTTTCAATGCAGCAACAACATCATCGAAAGTATTGATAGTAACACCACTTACTTCAGCTAATTTTTCAATGTAAGCGCGGAAATCAGCAGGAACTTCTACAGCCATAGCTTTATCAGGACGCCATGTAGGCAACATCTTAGTTGCAAAACCACTATTTCTTGTAGCAATGTGATACTCCAAAGAATCAATTGGATCATCAGTAGTACAAACAGCTTCTACATTATAACGAGTCATCATTCCACGTGCTGAATATTCAGGCATAGCTAATTTCTCATTACATTCGTCGAATATTTCGCGTGCAGTATCTTTATTAAGAATCTTATTGATGCCAAACGCAGTCTTAAGTTCCAGATGAGTCCAGTGGTAAAGAGGATTTCTCATTGTATAAGGAACTGTTTCAGCCCATTTTTCAAACTTCTCCCAGTCAGAAGTGTCAGCACCGGTACAAAAACGTTCGTCTACACCATTTGTACGCATTGCACGCCATTTGTAGTGGTCTCCACCTAACCATATTTCAGTTAATGAACGAAACTTGTGGTCGTCAGCAACCATTTTAGGAACTAAATGACAGTGGTAGTCAATAATAGGCATTTTAGCCGCATGTTCGTGATACAATTCTTGTGCAGTTTTAGTTTGCAACAAGAAATTTTCATCCATAAAATTCTTCATTTTAATATAACGTTTTAAGTATTTAAAATTGTTACTACTATATTAAAGATAGATATAACGCTAATTATTAGCCTTATATCGTTATTTTCTATTTTAGATTTATTAACCGTTATCGCACACGAAAGTAGAAATTTAATTTGGAATAACAAAATTATTCGTATATTTGCGCATATTATTTATGATATTTAAACTGTTATCGAACACGAATGAGATTTTGTAACCAAACAACAACAAAATTCGAAAATAGTGGGTACAGTTTCCTTGATAATAAGTCATTGAAATCATAGTATTAAGAACTTTATAAAATAAAAGAAATGAAACCATTAAACAGACAAAATGTTCAGGCAAACAAATATCCTGAACGTATTATTCAGTTTGGAGAAGGAAACTTTTTACGTGCATTTGTAGACTGGATCGTTTATAACATGAATCAGAAAGCTGATTTCAATAGCAGCGTTGTTGTTGTTCAACCTATTGAAAAAGGTATGATTGATATGCTAAATGAACAAGATTGCCTTTATCACCTTAATCTTCAGGGATTAGACAAAGGCAAAGAGGTGAACAGCATTGAAATGATCGACGTAATCAGCCGCGCTTTGAATCCATATACTCAGAATGACGAATTCATGAAGCTTGCTGAAAACCCTGAAATGCGTTTCGTTATTTCTAACACAACTGAAGCTGGTATCGCATTCGATCCTTCATGCAAATTAACTGATGCTCCTGCATCTTCTTATCCAGGAAAATTAACTCAGTTATTATATCACCGTTTCAAAACATTCAACGGAGCTGCAGACAAAGGTTTAATTATCTTCCCATGCGAATTGATCTTCTTGAATGGTAAAGAATTAAAGAAATGTATTGAACAATATATTGATCTATGGAACCTTGGCGCAGAATTCAAAACTTGGTTCGAAACTGCTTGCGGTGTTTTCTGTACATTAGTAGACCGTATTGTTCCTGGATATCCTCGTGCTACTATCAACGAAATTCTTGATAAAATTCAGATTGAAGATAAAATGGTTGTTCAGGCAGAAATTTTCCACTTGTGGGTAATTGAAGCTCCAGAATCAATCTCTAAAGAATTCCCTGCTGACAAAGCTGGTTTGAATGTATTATTCGTTCCTTCCGAAGCTCCTTATCACGAAAGAAAGGTTACTTTATTGAATGGCCCTCACACTGTACTTTCTCCTGTTGGT is part of the uncultured Bacteroides sp. genome and encodes:
- a CDS encoding Gfo/Idh/MocA family oxidoreductase, encoding MKKVRFAVIGMGHIGKRHAEMIRRNEQAELVAVCDIISPKELGISALSEIFYNSLSELLANEKDIDVVNICVPNGLHAELALKALDSGKHVVIEKPMALSRLDAEKILARSKERGCDVFCVMQNRYSPPSVWLKEIVESGILGNLYSVQLNCLWNRDERYYKSENWHGTTEMDGGTLFTQFSHFVDIMYWLFGDVTNIKGSFYDFNHQSLTDFEDSGNVLFDFVKGGSGSLNYSTSVWDRNLESSMTIIAENGSIKVAGQYMNEVKYCHIKDYTMPTLAPSNPPNDYGPYKGSAQNHHYVIQNVIDKLNGNASITTNAMDGLKVVDIIERIYKERDAR
- the uxaC gene encoding glucuronate isomerase, whose protein sequence is MKNFMDENFLLQTKTAQELYHEHAAKMPIIDYHCHLVPKMVADDHKFRSLTEIWLGGDHYKWRAMRTNGVDERFCTGADTSDWEKFEKWAETVPYTMRNPLYHWTHLELKTAFGINKILNKDTAREIFDECNEKLAMPEYSARGMMTRYNVEAVCTTDDPIDSLEYHIATRNSGFATKMLPTWRPDKAMAVEVPADFRAYIEKLAEVSGVTINTFDDVVAALKVRHDFFASLGCKLSDHGIEEFYAEDYTDAEIKAIFNKVYGGAELTKEEILKFKSAMLVVFAEMDHEKGWTQQFHYGAIRNNNTRMFEKLGPDTGFDSIGEFNTAKAMSKFLNRLDYNDKLTKTILYNLNPCANEVIATMLGNFQDGKIAGKIQFGSGWWFLDQKDGMEKQMNALSVLGLLSRFVGMLTDSRSFMSYPRHEYFRRTLCNLVGRDVENGELPASEMKFIGQMIEDISYNNAKNFFQF
- a CDS encoding tagaturonate reductase, with product MKPLNRQNVQANKYPERIIQFGEGNFLRAFVDWIVYNMNQKADFNSSVVVVQPIEKGMIDMLNEQDCLYHLNLQGLDKGKEVNSIEMIDVISRALNPYTQNDEFMKLAENPEMRFVISNTTEAGIAFDPSCKLTDAPASSYPGKLTQLLYHRFKTFNGAADKGLIIFPCELIFLNGKELKKCIEQYIDLWNLGAEFKTWFETACGVFCTLVDRIVPGYPRATINEILDKIQIEDKMVVQAEIFHLWVIEAPESISKEFPADKAGLNVLFVPSEAPYHERKVTLLNGPHTVLSPVGYLSGLNTVRECCEDAVIGKFVHKVMFEELLETLNLPKAELEKFGKDVMERFCNPFVKHFVTSIMLNSFPKFKTRDLPGLKTYLERKGELPAGIVLGLAGIITYYKGGKRGEDTIVPNDDQAIIDLLANLWATGCTKTVAEGVLASEMIWGEDLNKVSGLTEKVIAYLNSIQEKGMLETVKAII